A genomic window from Methanobrevibacter sp. TLL-48-HuF1 includes:
- a CDS encoding DUF3320 domain-containing protein, producing MLNNSSDKIKKEFENLRNELLDLTLRNQLLNFKTRARTITISNQSPINIYQTLVLQNNKMYFVANKKEKKEEKSGFSIWDHAPFDLSRFTDGDKTLSTDLTPNELQKRLFYINNQAKTMLQEQGYNILYLAVGFLEWRDNTKPKQVNHAPLVLIPVAMERKKVGKSFNLEWTGEDIQTNISIKAKLKENGIDFPDFEFKKYGEAIDHYLREVRDSVRGMNEWKVNTNIALGFFSFTKFVMYNDLNPEAWENNVDLTKNELIQAIFNPSINDKEAFKEEDIDSQLEYSKMYQVLDADSSQIAAIQDVKVGRNLVVEGPPGTGKSQTIVNLIAELLAEGKSVLFVSEKMAALDVVKDRLTGVGLGKFILELHSHKTRRKKFLKDLEKATTVRSQEPMNIDQTIRKLETLRQQLDDYAEIIHKPLYEVQLSAFQLYGLKEAADEHFSRSNRIIPLVRFSHPETLTLKDLDDITISLENLAELYQTISKENPWSKCAPKSLLPADLREIEQLINDTLHALDDFLVERGRVYDIYGIKKPETLNEFEKSLSAFDIISSKNSELIDGDILKSGAWNNNNDDAYRLIKELDKYQKAAKSLDKFNSGIFSADIDRLIGQVQESAHKKLSRLFGNKPHIELVERYYQGPVPKSPEDVIFDLEQAKQVILIKNQLDANKSLARKYYGDYWHLGANINDLKEIAKWMNEFVALTRDGIFSQNTIDILSKDMFSINPKEDLTEYIESGNLFESELKKLESKLNPRSKLIFKRDTGDVAFEKWQEQLYNWRGQLSSLHLWSQYLNTKNACKGTDSEQFIDSIERRDIKKDDVKALVQGNFADSLLNILFVENQELATFIGELHENRIKEFEDLDKKILSLNRKRIFQKLNNNIPQIFGATENPEAKILAGEFTRKSGHLPVRKLLEKAGGIIKRIKPCFMMSPLSVAQYLDPTNEELQFDVVIFDEASQVKPEDALGAFMRGKTAVVMGDTQQLPPTSFFDQMATGESEEEVATSLDMESILHLCKLSFPVKMLKWHYRSRHESLISVSNKEFYNNELLVYPSPSHDDPELGLKFHYNPNTVYDRGLSSANHLEARDVVKEIFNHFDKYGDTKSLGVGTFSVAQKNAILEELEIERKNRPELEPLFSENKDERFFVKNLETIQGDERDVILISVGYGHDQAGKMSLNFGPLNQDGGERRLNVLITRAREKCVVFCNFKAYDMHLTANPPYGVKALKEFLSYAENLTLGASQITQQSSEPFEDAIASFLAENGYTVDKQIGCAGFRVDLAIVDDENPGKYILGITTDGKMYASSKVARDRDRLREQVLKGLGWKLYHLWSTDWYRNRDLGRKRLLEAVEIAIKETREEEKRKSEEAKKLAEKRKKEAEKLAEELRLAKQKELEEQKENEKSTSDIGEDENIEVIPPEEDLEFNENKNDSSDVEDDDYLFEGNSTESESGEDEVSDVEVILPEEDDDSEFEESVVSDVGVVSSGEDDDSEFEESVVSDVGVVSSGEDDDSEFEESVVSDVGVVSSGEDDDSLKSKKEDFSEVKEESSQESINDETKDIKDKNKSKKSLSKGFGISSIFKSKKKNAGKNTEKINDIKFSKNIENEDELDLKNDKIDSKPEEKAENVKVNAKNSDNDNINSKEDELKASEPKEDINRDNDDIDSKEDELKSKEEVNESFDEEVNPIESDNKKSKNNSIKSIFFDNERLENKEHGTIASAIIGKSKLEKEEIETVGGEIMENENPKLHRPTPKDEYVVEPEIIDENSQDGEKLYENLKFKSNVDLDDEDIHNVASDIVANAFEEVISDINNEKDIEVNIIDKDNYQDYDDENQYTQQDDNISQETSTTSTSVNQDDYYQGVSGITNPLKKNNIYHKTNDNKNKSVKDSLVDLKNEVKYINKSLKEIENPTPAEYVAVIDRTEEYNPDDYITPEHDEDEYVFSNDETEELTFAEAEEKRYEQEKLMEALKKEIASDENVIIPIHEEKRRQQMQDQALEDIIQTANEDYVEIEKERFKNNNTLKAFDDKKLPGKVKLKDEIAEYKQAEDIGLTSQEDLFKKSSEEVAKSIDKIVKIEGPVHVSEVIKRVKDSCNIKRAGANLKKAVNGAISASEDAGNIIKIGDFLYDSASNDVCIRKRHKPNIDLISDEEIAKNIERILVHKQSISAKTLPKEVSRNFGFKSTSKKTANKINSVLDLMIADNKVKLDNDTLELK from the coding sequence ATTGATTTTCCGGATTTTGAATTTAAAAAATATGGTGAAGCTATTGACCATTATTTAAGAGAAGTTAGGGATTCTGTTAGAGGAATGAATGAATGGAAAGTTAATACTAATATAGCTTTAGGTTTCTTTAGTTTTACCAAGTTTGTAATGTATAATGATTTAAATCCTGAAGCATGGGAAAATAATGTGGATTTAACTAAAAATGAGTTAATACAAGCTATATTTAATCCAAGTATTAATGATAAAGAGGCATTTAAGGAAGAAGACATTGATTCCCAATTAGAATACTCTAAAATGTATCAGGTTTTAGATGCTGATTCTTCACAGATTGCAGCTATTCAGGATGTTAAAGTCGGAAGAAATTTAGTTGTAGAAGGACCTCCTGGAACTGGTAAATCTCAGACAATTGTAAATTTAATAGCTGAGCTTCTTGCTGAAGGAAAATCTGTTTTATTTGTCAGTGAAAAAATGGCTGCTTTAGATGTAGTAAAAGACAGATTAACAGGTGTCGGATTAGGTAAGTTTATATTGGAATTGCATTCACATAAAACAAGGCGTAAAAAATTCTTGAAAGATTTGGAAAAGGCTACAACAGTAAGATCTCAGGAACCAATGAATATAGATCAGACTATAAGAAAGCTTGAAACATTAAGACAGCAGCTTGATGATTATGCAGAAATTATTCATAAACCATTGTATGAGGTTCAATTATCTGCATTTCAGTTATATGGTTTAAAAGAAGCAGCTGATGAGCATTTTTCAAGAAGTAACCGTATAATTCCATTAGTCAGGTTTTCTCATCCTGAAACTTTAACTTTAAAAGATTTGGATGACATAACTATATCTTTAGAAAACCTGGCTGAGTTATATCAGACAATTTCTAAGGAAAATCCATGGAGTAAATGTGCTCCAAAAAGTTTACTTCCTGCAGATTTAAGGGAAATCGAGCAATTAATTAATGATACATTACATGCTTTAGATGACTTTTTAGTTGAAAGGGGAAGAGTTTATGATATTTATGGTATCAAAAAACCAGAGACACTTAATGAATTTGAAAAGTCTCTTTCAGCATTTGATATAATCAGTTCTAAAAATTCTGAATTGATTGATGGTGACATATTAAAATCAGGAGCCTGGAATAATAACAATGATGATGCTTATAGGTTAATAAAAGAATTGGATAAATATCAAAAAGCAGCTAAATCATTAGACAAATTTAATTCAGGTATATTTTCTGCAGATATTGACAGACTGATTGGACAGGTTCAAGAAAGTGCTCATAAGAAATTATCCAGATTATTCGGTAATAAACCTCACATTGAGTTAGTTGAAAGATATTATCAAGGTCCAGTTCCTAAATCTCCAGAAGATGTTATATTTGATTTGGAACAGGCAAAACAGGTAATTCTTATTAAAAATCAATTGGATGCTAATAAATCATTAGCTCGTAAATATTATGGTGATTATTGGCATTTAGGTGCAAACATTAATGATTTAAAAGAAATAGCAAAATGGATGAATGAATTCGTAGCTTTAACCCGTGACGGAATCTTTTCACAAAACACTATTGATATTTTATCTAAAGATATGTTTAGTATAAATCCTAAAGAGGATTTGACTGAATACATTGAATCCGGAAATTTATTTGAAAGTGAACTTAAAAAATTAGAATCTAAATTAAACCCTAGAAGTAAACTGATTTTTAAAAGGGATACTGGAGATGTTGCTTTTGAAAAATGGCAGGAACAATTATATAACTGGAGAGGACAATTATCCAGTCTTCATTTATGGTCACAATATTTAAATACTAAAAATGCTTGTAAAGGAACAGATTCTGAACAGTTTATTGATTCAATTGAAAGAAGAGACATTAAAAAAGATGATGTTAAAGCACTGGTTCAGGGAAACTTTGCAGATTCATTATTAAATATTTTATTTGTTGAAAATCAGGAACTGGCTACATTTATTGGAGAATTACATGAAAATAGAATAAAAGAGTTTGAAGATTTAGATAAAAAAATATTATCCCTAAACCGTAAAAGAATTTTCCAAAAGTTAAATAATAATATTCCACAAATATTTGGAGCTACTGAAAATCCGGAAGCTAAAATATTAGCCGGAGAATTTACAAGAAAAAGTGGGCATCTGCCAGTTAGAAAATTATTGGAAAAAGCTGGAGGAATCATTAAAAGGATAAAACCATGTTTTATGATGAGTCCTTTATCTGTTGCACAATATCTTGACCCTACAAATGAAGAATTGCAATTTGATGTTGTTATTTTTGACGAAGCAAGTCAAGTTAAACCTGAAGATGCACTAGGTGCATTTATGAGAGGCAAAACTGCAGTTGTAATGGGAGATACTCAACAGTTACCTCCAACATCCTTCTTTGACCAAATGGCAACTGGTGAAAGTGAAGAAGAAGTAGCTACTTCCTTGGATATGGAGAGCATTTTACATTTATGTAAACTGTCATTTCCGGTTAAAATGCTTAAATGGCACTATAGAAGCCGTCATGAATCTTTAATTTCTGTTTCAAATAAAGAATTCTATAATAATGAATTATTGGTATATCCTTCTCCGTCTCATGATGATCCGGAACTGGGATTAAAATTCCATTATAATCCAAATACTGTGTATGACAGAGGTTTATCATCTGCAAATCATTTGGAAGCTCGTGATGTTGTAAAAGAAATTTTCAATCATTTTGATAAGTATGGGGATACTAAAAGCTTAGGTGTTGGAACATTTTCTGTTGCTCAAAAAAATGCAATTCTTGAAGAATTGGAAATTGAACGTAAAAACCGTCCGGAATTAGAGCCATTATTCTCAGAAAATAAAGATGAACGTTTCTTTGTTAAAAACCTTGAAACAATACAGGGTGATGAAAGAGATGTTATCTTAATCAGTGTAGGATATGGTCATGACCAAGCCGGAAAAATGTCTCTAAATTTCGGTCCATTAAATCAGGATGGTGGGGAAAGAAGGTTAAATGTATTAATTACCCGTGCAAGGGAAAAATGTGTAGTATTTTGCAATTTTAAAGCTTATGATATGCATTTAACAGCTAATCCACCATATGGTGTAAAAGCTCTAAAAGAATTCCTGTCATATGCTGAGAATTTGACTTTAGGAGCATCACAAATAACTCAACAGTCCAGTGAACCATTTGAAGATGCAATTGCCAGTTTTTTAGCTGAAAACGGTTATACAGTAGATAAACAAATTGGATGTGCAGGATTTAGAGTGGATTTGGCTATTGTTGATGATGAAAATCCCGGAAAGTATATTTTGGGAATTACAACTGACGGAAAAATGTATGCATCAAGTAAAGTAGCTAGAGATAGAGATAGGTTAAGAGAACAGGTTCTAAAAGGGCTTGGATGGAAACTTTATCATTTATGGTCTACAGATTGGTATAGAAATAGGGATTTGGGACGTAAAAGATTACTTGAAGCTGTTGAAATAGCTATTAAAGAAACACGTGAAGAGGAAAAACGCAAATCTGAAGAAGCTAAAAAACTGGCTGAAAAAAGGAAAAAAGAAGCTGAAAAATTAGCTGAAGAATTACGTCTTGCAAAACAAAAGGAGCTTGAAGAACAAAAAGAAAATGAAAAATCAACTTCTGATATTGGTGAGGATGAAAATATTGAAGTTATTCCTCCTGAAGAGGATTTGGAATTTAATGAAAATAAAAATGATTCTTCGGATGTTGAAGATGATGATTATTTATTTGAAGGAAATAGTACTGAATCTGAATCTGGAGAAGATGAAGTTTCTGATGTTGAGGTTATTCTTCCTGAGGAAGATGATGATTCTGAATTTGAGGAGAGTGTAGTTTCTGATGTTGGGGTTGTTTCTTCTGGGGAAGATGATGATTCTGAATTTGAGGAGAGTGTAGTTTCTGATGTTGGGGTTGTTTCTTCTGGGGAAGATGATGATTCTGAATTTGAGGAGAGTGTAGTTTCTGATGTTGGGGTTGTTTCTTCTGGGGAAGATGATGATTCTTTAAAATCTAAAAAAGAAGATTTCTCTGAAGTTAAAGAAGAAAGTTCTCAAGAGTCTATAAATGATGAAACTAAAGATATTAAAGATAAAAATAAATCTAAAAAATCTTTATCAAAAGGTTTTGGTATTAGTTCAATTTTCAAATCTAAAAAGAAAAATGCAGGTAAGAATACTGAAAAAATAAATGATATTAAATTTAGTAAAAATATTGAAAATGAAGATGAATTAGATCTTAAAAATGATAAAATTGATTCAAAACCTGAAGAAAAAGCAGAAAATGTAAAAGTTAATGCTAAAAATAGTGATAATGATAATATTAATTCTAAAGAGGACGAGTTAAAAGCTTCAGAACCTAAAGAAGATATTAATCGTGATAATGATGATATTGATTCTAAAGAGGACGAGTTAAAATCTAAAGAAGAGGTTAATGAATCTTTTGATGAAGAAGTAAATCCTATAGAATCAGATAATAAGAAATCTAAAAATAATTCTATTAAAAGTATTTTCTTTGATAATGAAAGATTGGAAAACAAAGAACATGGAACAATAGCTAGTGCGATTATTGGTAAATCTAAATTGGAAAAAGAGGAAATTGAAACTGTAGGTGGTGAAATAATGGAGAATGAAAATCCTAAGTTACATAGGCCAACTCCTAAGGATGAGTATGTTGTAGAACCTGAAATTATTGATGAAAATTCACAAGATGGTGAGAAATTATATGAAAATCTAAAATTTAAATCTAATGTAGATTTAGATGATGAAGATATTCATAATGTAGCTTCTGATATTGTAGCTAATGCTTTTGAAGAAGTAATTTCAGATATTAATAATGAAAAAGACATTGAAGTAAATATAATTGATAAAGATAATTATCAAGATTATGATGATGAAAATCAGTATACTCAACAGGATGATAATATTTCACAGGAAACATCAACTACATCTACATCTGTTAATCAAGATGATTATTATCAGGGAGTAAGTGGCATTACCAATCCTCTTAAAAAGAACAATATTTACCATAAAACAAATGATAATAAAAACAAATCTGTTAAAGATTCTCTTGTTGATTTAAAAAATGAAGTAAAATATATTAATAAATCATTAAAAGAAATTGAAAATCCAACACCTGCAGAATATGTAGCTGTAATTGACAGAACTGAAGAATATAATCCAGATGATTATATAACTCCTGAACATGATGAAGATGAGTATGTCTTTTCCAATGATGAAACAGAAGAATTAACTTTTGCTGAAGCTGAAGAAAAAAGATATGAACAGGAAAAATTGATGGAAGCACTTAAAAAAGAAATAGCTAGTGATGAAAATGTTATTATTCCGATTCATGAAGAGAAAAGAAGACAGCAAATGCAAGATCAAGCTTTGGAAGATATTATTCAAACAGCTAATGAAGATTATGTTGAAATTGAAAAGGAAAGATTTAAAAATAACAATACATTAAAAGCATTTGATGATAAAAAACTTCCGGGAAAAGTCAAACTTAAAGATGAAATTGCAGAGTATAAACAGGCTGAAGATATTGGTTTAACATCACAGGAGGATTTATTTAAAAAGTCCAGTGAAGAAGTAGCTAAGTCTATTGATAAAATTGTAAAAATAGAAGGTCCAGTTCATGTTAGTGAAGTTATTAAAAGAGTTAAAGACAGCTGTAATATTAAAAGAGCTGGTGCTAATTTGAAAAAAGCAGTTAATGGTGCTATTAGTGCATCTGAAGATGCGGGAAACATTATTAAAATTGGTGACTTTTTATATGATTCTGCAAGCAATGATGTATGCATCAGAAAAAGACATAAACCTAATATTGATTTAATTTCTGATGAGGAAATAGCTAAAAATATTGAAAGAATTTTAGTTCATAAACAATCAATCTCTGCAAAAACATTACCAAAAGAAGTTTCAAGGAATTTTGGATTTAAATCAACTTCCAAAAAGACAGCTAATAAAATTAACAGTGTTTTAGATTTAATGATAGCTGATAATAAAGTCAAGTTAGATAATGATACTCTTGAGTTAAAATAG